In a genomic window of bacterium:
- a CDS encoding tRNA pseudouridine(13) synthase TruD produces the protein MNRADLTLRPYVDFDYPRLLETPLAGEWPAGSGFFRVEELPLYPFSGEGEHAALTVEKRDVSTRELALSVAKALGVPASAVGYAGMKDKDSVSVQCFTVMSVDDEGVAKAFEALGAKVLARSRHKNKLRLGHLAGNKFVIGLRGGDEKTADEVLRKLSEKGVPNYYGPQRFGSGGDNAAEALRLMKSKKIGRLGRWKKDLLVSSLQSFIFNEVLARRVERGTLFTALSGDVLQKEDSGGIFICEDVEADQKRLDLFEISPTGPMPGKKMKAPVGEVAEAEAEVLAELGIAPELFSGETGTRRELRAKVIYHGVEKTPVGVELSFSCPPGVFATSVVREIASSGAKRV, from the coding sequence ATGAACCGCGCCGACCTTACCCTCCGGCCCTATGTAGATTTCGACTATCCGAGACTCCTCGAAACCCCTCTCGCCGGAGAATGGCCCGCCGGAAGCGGTTTTTTCAGGGTCGAGGAGTTGCCCCTTTACCCCTTCTCGGGCGAGGGCGAACACGCGGCGCTGACAGTGGAGAAAAGGGACGTCTCCACGAGGGAACTGGCCCTCTCGGTTGCCAAAGCGCTGGGAGTGCCCGCTTCGGCGGTCGGCTACGCGGGGATGAAGGACAAGGATTCGGTTTCCGTCCAGTGTTTCACGGTAATGAGCGTAGACGACGAGGGCGTAGCGAAGGCCTTTGAAGCACTAGGGGCGAAGGTGCTGGCTAGGTCTCGTCACAAGAACAAGCTTCGCCTCGGCCACCTCGCCGGAAACAAATTCGTCATCGGGCTTCGCGGAGGCGACGAGAAAACGGCGGACGAGGTTTTGCGGAAACTCTCCGAAAAAGGAGTTCCCAATTACTACGGCCCGCAGCGTTTCGGCTCCGGCGGCGACAACGCCGCCGAGGCGCTCCGGCTGATGAAATCAAAGAAGATCGGGAGGCTGGGAAGGTGGAAAAAGGACCTTCTCGTCTCGTCGCTCCAATCCTTCATCTTCAACGAGGTGCTCGCAAGGCGCGTGGAGCGGGGGACGCTCTTCACCGCGCTTTCGGGAGACGTGCTTCAGAAGGAGGACAGCGGCGGAATCTTTATTTGCGAGGATGTGGAGGCCGACCAGAAACGGCTGGACCTCTTCGAGATATCCCCCACGGGGCCCATGCCGGGAAAGAAGATGAAAGCGCCCGTGGGCGAAGTCGCCGAGGCCGAGGCGGAGGTTTTGGCGGAACTCGGAATAGCGCCGGAGCTTTTTTCAGGCGAAACCGGAACGAGGCGGGAGCTTCGGGCTAAAGTAATTTATCACGGAGTCGAAAAAACCCCCGTAGGCGTCGAACTTTCCTTCTCCTGCCCGCCGGGAGTCTTCGCCACCTCCGTTGTCAGGGAAATAGCAAGCTCGGGGGCGAAAAGGGTGTGA
- a CDS encoding PspC domain-containing protein, protein MMDRRLRKIKEKKWIGGVAAGVAYWLGFPAWLVRVVWVFAVLCYGAGLLLYILLWIFMPSWEYTPEDYDQVSGG, encoded by the coding sequence ATGATGGACCGCAGACTGCGCAAAATTAAGGAAAAGAAGTGGATAGGCGGCGTAGCCGCCGGAGTGGCCTACTGGCTGGGTTTTCCCGCCTGGCTGGTGAGGGTGGTGTGGGTTTTCGCCGTCCTTTGCTACGGCGCGGGCCTCCTTCTCTACATACTGCTCTGGATCTTCATGCCGAGCTGGGAATATACACCCGAGGATTACGACCAGGTTTCGGGGGGTTAA
- a CDS encoding SAM-dependent methyltransferase: MNFVENETSQKLRGGYYTPSDLAGFIARWVGQGNPSSILEPSCGDGAFLTELAKCPSTASANIVAFELDRKEAGIASQRAKEHGLSASVHASDFLGWALDQLASSGTRFDAVVGNPPFIRYQYLPAEFQDRSERVFSRLNCKFTKHTNAWVPFILASFAMLKRGGRLAMVVPSEIIHVLHAQSLRSYLGKECRRLVIIDPEQLWFEDTLQGTVILLAEKRLCDSEKPEGVGIIPVRAREFVSCDPAEIFSTPKPINGKTVAGKWTRALLDKGSRDLLDELMEHPDVHCFEDIADVDVGIVTGANNFFLVTDEVVQQYKLKDHVHPMFGRSEHCPGVIYDTKQHRTNAQTGKPTNFIWFKNSSVTISSSVKSYIEIGEQQKLHTRYKCRVRSPWYSVPSIYATEIGMLKRSHDTPRLIFNRIGAYTTDTAYRIRSKGVSAQRLVTSFVNPLTALSAELEGRHYGGGVLELVPSEIEHLAIPLPAKTKLDIKKLDHAVRNESAVDVLSSHGFRVLEGLGLSKARSDQLLDNWIKLRNRRHRITSGQDSTAF; the protein is encoded by the coding sequence ATGAACTTTGTTGAAAATGAAACTTCTCAGAAGTTGCGAGGAGGCTACTACACACCTTCCGATCTCGCTGGATTTATTGCCCGTTGGGTTGGGCAGGGGAATCCATCTAGTATTCTTGAACCTAGTTGCGGTGACGGAGCATTTCTGACAGAACTTGCGAAATGTCCAAGTACCGCGAGTGCAAATATTGTAGCATTTGAGTTAGATCGCAAAGAGGCAGGAATTGCTTCTCAGCGTGCCAAGGAACATGGACTCTCGGCATCTGTTCATGCATCAGATTTTCTCGGGTGGGCACTAGACCAGCTTGCCAGTTCCGGCACTCGATTCGATGCTGTAGTTGGCAATCCTCCATTCATTCGTTACCAATACTTGCCTGCTGAATTCCAAGATCGCTCCGAAAGAGTATTCAGCCGCCTCAATTGTAAGTTCACAAAACACACGAATGCTTGGGTACCCTTTATTCTAGCCTCCTTTGCAATGCTAAAGCGTGGCGGTCGTCTTGCTATGGTGGTTCCTTCTGAAATCATACACGTTCTTCATGCTCAATCTCTGCGCTCATACTTAGGTAAAGAGTGTCGTCGGCTTGTCATTATCGACCCCGAGCAACTATGGTTTGAAGACACCCTTCAAGGAACTGTTATCTTGCTAGCTGAGAAACGGCTATGTGATAGCGAAAAACCAGAAGGAGTGGGCATCATTCCAGTCCGAGCGCGCGAGTTTGTCTCGTGCGATCCAGCCGAAATATTCTCTACGCCAAAACCAATCAATGGAAAAACAGTGGCGGGCAAATGGACACGAGCACTTCTAGACAAGGGGTCGCGTGACCTTTTAGACGAACTGATGGAACACCCTGATGTACACTGCTTTGAGGATATAGCTGATGTCGATGTTGGCATCGTTACGGGCGCTAACAATTTCTTTCTTGTCACTGATGAGGTAGTGCAACAGTACAAACTTAAGGATCATGTTCATCCAATGTTTGGTCGTAGTGAGCACTGTCCAGGTGTCATTTACGACACTAAACAGCATCGGACGAATGCCCAAACCGGCAAGCCAACAAATTTTATCTGGTTTAAGAACTCGTCCGTAACTATAAGTAGCTCGGTAAAATCCTATATTGAAATAGGAGAACAACAGAAGTTACATACGAGATACAAATGTCGGGTTCGCTCACCGTGGTATTCAGTGCCCTCTATTTATGCAACCGAAATCGGGATGTTAAAACGATCGCACGATACCCCACGTCTTATATTTAACCGAATTGGTGCTTATACTACAGACACTGCCTACCGTATACGATCAAAAGGGGTCTCCGCCCAGAGGCTCGTAACGAGTTTTGTCAATCCCCTGACGGCACTCAGCGCTGAACTGGAAGGGAGACATTATGGTGGCGGAGTGTTGGAACTTGTTCCATCCGAAATAGAGCATTTGGCTATTCCGCTACCTGCAAAGACAAAACTCGATATCAAAAAACTTGATCATGCAGTGCGGAACGAATCAGCTGTAGATGTTCTGTCCTCACATGGTTTTCGTGTGCTCGAAGGTTTGGGTTTGTCCAAAGCCCGAAGTGACCAGTTGCTTGACAACTGGATTAAACTCCGTAATCGTCGCCATCGGATAACGAGTGGACAAGATTCCACGGCATTTTGA
- a CDS encoding ATP-dependent metallopeptidase FtsH/Yme1/Tma family protein, producing MESFPWKKAIVVIGALVLAVVLGEMARQGSGVDQSKFLVENQPIVPVSYSEFKTELRGGNVKDLTFVETSVTGTFISPHVLPVAGKDAAPKTAMRFSTSLPPVEDPELWSLINSQGVSVSVTPKDEGSALGAIFFNMLPFILIIAFWIWMSRRAQKAQMGPFGNFGKVDTKVGEEKVPNVKFEDVAGMETQKLELTEIVDFLKSPEKYERIGGRVPKGVLLMGPPGSGKTLLAKAVAGEAGVPFFSTTGSEFIEMFVGVGASRVRDLFAKARTKAPSIIFIDEIDAVGRHRGAGLGGGHDEREQTLNQLLSEMDGFEGHERVIVLAATNRPDVLDSALLRPGRFDRQVVIDLPTLEDRVAILKVHTRKIPLDADADLRLIARSTPGMSGADLENLCNEAALFAARAGAQTVNAEHFDLAKDKIMMGLERPGLKNESERKITAFHEAGHTLVATMIEGMDPVHKVTILPRGVALGVTHLVPLDDRHYYPKQYLMGRLAVNMGGRAAELVFFNETSTGAQSDLRASTDLAEKMVCQWGMSERVGPVTFSRGEEHVFLGKKLAQDKTWSEQMGWIIDQEVETIVRQAEKNALSIIEEHKDTMERLAKTLLEREELSGEEVNLVIAGKELPPKPVKAPPQLPAPAPEPAPEKETETEPEAAPKTT from the coding sequence ATGGAAAGTTTTCCCTGGAAAAAAGCTATTGTCGTAATAGGTGCGCTTGTCCTTGCCGTAGTGCTCGGCGAAATGGCGAGACAGGGCTCGGGGGTGGACCAGAGCAAGTTTCTGGTCGAAAACCAGCCCATCGTTCCCGTCTCCTACTCCGAGTTCAAAACGGAGCTGAGGGGCGGAAACGTAAAGGACCTCACCTTCGTCGAGACTTCGGTCACCGGAACCTTTATCTCCCCCCACGTACTTCCCGTAGCGGGCAAGGACGCCGCGCCAAAGACCGCGATGCGCTTTTCCACCTCCCTTCCGCCGGTAGAGGACCCGGAACTCTGGAGCCTGATAAACAGCCAGGGGGTAAGCGTCAGCGTGACCCCGAAGGACGAGGGCTCCGCGCTGGGCGCGATCTTCTTCAACATGCTCCCCTTCATCCTCATCATAGCCTTCTGGATATGGATGTCCCGCAGGGCGCAGAAGGCCCAGATGGGGCCCTTCGGCAATTTCGGGAAGGTTGACACCAAAGTCGGCGAGGAGAAGGTCCCCAACGTTAAATTCGAGGACGTGGCCGGGATGGAGACCCAGAAACTCGAACTGACCGAGATTGTCGACTTTTTAAAGTCGCCCGAAAAATACGAGCGCATCGGCGGCAGGGTACCCAAGGGAGTGCTCCTCATGGGCCCCCCCGGCTCGGGCAAGACGCTGCTGGCCAAGGCCGTCGCGGGAGAGGCGGGAGTACCCTTCTTCTCCACCACCGGCTCCGAGTTCATAGAGATGTTCGTCGGCGTCGGCGCTTCGCGGGTGCGGGACCTCTTCGCCAAGGCCCGCACCAAAGCGCCCTCGATAATATTCATAGACGAGATAGATGCCGTGGGCAGGCACAGGGGCGCGGGTCTCGGCGGAGGCCACGACGAGCGCGAGCAGACCCTGAACCAGCTCCTCAGCGAGATGGACGGCTTCGAGGGCCATGAGAGGGTGATCGTGCTCGCGGCCACCAACCGGCCCGACGTTCTCGACTCGGCGCTCCTTCGCCCCGGCAGGTTCGACAGGCAGGTAGTCATCGACCTTCCCACGCTGGAGGACCGCGTGGCGATATTAAAGGTTCACACCCGGAAGATTCCCCTCGACGCGGATGCAGACCTTCGCCTCATAGCCCGCTCCACCCCCGGCATGAGCGGGGCCGACCTTGAAAACCTCTGCAACGAGGCGGCGCTCTTCGCCGCGAGGGCGGGCGCACAGACGGTAAACGCGGAGCATTTCGACCTCGCCAAAGACAAGATAATGATGGGGCTTGAGAGGCCGGGGCTGAAGAACGAGTCGGAGAGGAAGATAACCGCTTTCCACGAAGCCGGCCACACCCTCGTCGCCACGATGATCGAGGGTATGGACCCGGTACACAAGGTCACGATACTTCCGCGGGGCGTGGCCCTCGGCGTCACCCACCTCGTCCCGCTGGACGACCGCCACTACTACCCCAAGCAGTACCTGATGGGGAGGCTCGCGGTGAACATGGGCGGGCGGGCGGCCGAACTGGTCTTTTTCAACGAGACCTCGACGGGAGCGCAGAGCGACCTTCGCGCCTCTACCGACCTCGCCGAAAAGATGGTCTGCCAGTGGGGGATGAGCGAGCGCGTGGGCCCCGTCACCTTCTCAAGGGGCGAAGAGCACGTCTTTCTCGGCAAGAAGCTCGCGCAGGACAAGACCTGGTCGGAGCAGATGGGGTGGATAATAGATCAGGAAGTGGAAACGATAGTCAGGCAGGCCGAAAAAAACGCCCTCTCGATCATAGAAGAACACAAGGATACGATGGAGCGCCTCGCCAAAACCCTGCTCGAACGCGAAGAACTCTCCGGCGAAGAGGTCAACCTCGTAATCGCGGGCAAGGAACTTCCCCCCAAGCCGGTAAAAGCGCCGCCCCAACTCCCCGCCCCCGCGCCGGAGCCCGCTCCCGAGAAAGAGACGGAGACCGAGCCCGAAGCAGCGCCGAAAACAACGTAA
- a CDS encoding aminotransferase class I/II-fold pyridoxal phosphate-dependent enzyme, which yields MLIDPSKFHRIQRLPPYVFKEVDELKMAARRRGEDIIDMGMGNPDLGTPQHIVDKLLEAAGKAKNHRYSVSRGIIKLRVAMANWYERRYGVQLDPETEICATMGAKEGLAHLSMAVLAPGDVVFVPTPNYPIHAYSVVLSDADLRTIPLGDGGDEFIERLERAVKTIWPRPKMLVLNFPHNPTAKVTDLAFFEKAVAFCRENGIILVHDLAYADICFDGYKAPSIMQIPGAKDIAVEFYSLSKSYNMAGWRVGFCVGNPKLVNALIRIKSYLDYGMFQPIQIASIIALDSPDSVTQEISAIYQARRDKLVSGLAKAGWNIDTPKGTMFAWAKIPEPFDKLGSLGFAKHLLKEARVAVSPGTGFGHDGEGYVRFALVENEHRIGQATAGIREMFRCDVK from the coding sequence ATGCTTATCGATCCCTCGAAATTCCACAGAATTCAGCGTCTTCCGCCCTACGTTTTCAAGGAAGTAGACGAACTGAAGATGGCCGCCCGCCGCCGCGGGGAAGACATAATAGACATGGGGATGGGCAATCCCGACCTCGGGACTCCCCAGCACATAGTGGACAAGCTCCTTGAGGCAGCCGGAAAGGCCAAGAACCACCGCTACAGTGTCTCTCGCGGCATCATCAAGCTCCGCGTGGCGATGGCCAACTGGTACGAAAGGCGCTACGGCGTCCAGCTCGACCCCGAGACCGAAATCTGCGCGACGATGGGAGCGAAGGAGGGGCTCGCCCACCTCTCGATGGCGGTGCTCGCCCCCGGCGACGTAGTTTTCGTCCCCACGCCCAACTACCCGATACACGCTTACTCCGTCGTCCTCTCCGACGCCGACCTTCGCACCATTCCTCTCGGCGACGGGGGCGACGAGTTCATCGAGCGCCTCGAAAGGGCGGTGAAGACCATCTGGCCGCGCCCCAAGATGCTGGTCCTCAACTTCCCGCACAATCCGACGGCCAAGGTAACCGATCTCGCCTTTTTCGAGAAGGCGGTCGCCTTCTGCCGCGAGAACGGGATAATCCTCGTCCACGACCTCGCCTACGCCGACATCTGCTTCGACGGCTACAAGGCCCCCAGCATCATGCAGATTCCCGGCGCGAAGGATATCGCCGTGGAGTTCTACAGCCTCTCCAAGAGCTACAACATGGCGGGCTGGCGCGTCGGCTTTTGCGTCGGCAACCCCAAGCTCGTAAACGCGCTCATCAGAATCAAGTCCTATCTCGATTACGGCATGTTCCAGCCGATCCAGATAGCCTCGATCATCGCCCTCGACAGCCCCGACTCCGTAACGCAGGAGATAAGCGCCATCTATCAGGCGCGCCGCGACAAGCTGGTTTCCGGACTTGCCAAGGCCGGGTGGAACATCGACACGCCGAAGGGAACGATGTTCGCCTGGGCGAAGATTCCCGAGCCCTTCGACAAGCTCGGTTCCCTTGGGTTCGCCAAGCACCTCCTGAAAGAGGCCAGGGTAGCCGTCAGCCCCGGAACGGGGTTCGGCCACGACGGCGAGGGGTACGTGCGCTTCGCCCTCGTCGAGAACGAACACCGCATAGGGCAGGCCACGGCGGGCATCCGCGAGATGTTCCGCTGCGACGTAAAGTAG
- a CDS encoding homoserine dehydrogenase: protein MQTIGVGLLGFGTIGAGVAELLQVNADEISRRLGARIELLKIADLDITTDRGVKVDKSLLTTDANEIFNDERIKIVIELIGGYGVAKRFIERSFETKKSVVTANKALLAVHGAELMSLAAKSGCDIAFEAAVGGGIPILRALREGMAANRIHTIYGILNGTTNYILTAMKEKGQDFEEVLREAQKLGYAEADPTFDVEGIDAAHKLTLLSTMAFGRRVDFKSVYTEGISNITPQDISYAQEFGLEVKLLCIAKFDGEKVEARVHPTMIPSDHLLASVRGVYNAIYVDADFLGPTLYYGQGAGRRATASAVVGDLIELSRDIMNGVKRRVPPMAFLDEEMTDAVVKPMGEVGCRYYVRFLALDQPGVLSKISGALGDHGISIESVVQKGRSQNHGVPLVLKTHEAKEADFMGALLKIKALGVCNGDPVVVRIEG from the coding sequence ATGCAGACGATTGGAGTGGGCCTCCTTGGCTTCGGAACCATCGGAGCGGGAGTCGCGGAACTTTTACAGGTCAACGCCGACGAGATAAGCCGGAGGCTGGGTGCTAGAATCGAGCTTCTGAAGATCGCGGATCTCGACATAACCACGGACAGGGGGGTCAAGGTAGATAAATCCCTCCTCACCACCGACGCGAACGAGATCTTCAACGACGAGCGGATAAAGATCGTAATCGAGCTCATCGGCGGCTACGGGGTGGCGAAGAGGTTCATAGAGCGCTCCTTCGAGACGAAAAAGAGCGTCGTTACGGCGAACAAGGCGCTGCTGGCGGTTCACGGCGCCGAACTGATGTCTCTGGCGGCGAAGAGCGGCTGCGACATAGCGTTCGAGGCGGCGGTAGGCGGCGGGATACCGATTCTGCGCGCGCTGCGCGAGGGGATGGCGGCCAACAGGATCCACACCATCTACGGGATTCTGAACGGCACCACGAACTACATCCTCACCGCGATGAAGGAAAAAGGGCAGGACTTCGAGGAGGTGCTCCGCGAGGCGCAAAAGCTCGGCTACGCCGAAGCCGACCCGACCTTCGACGTGGAGGGCATCGACGCCGCCCACAAACTCACCCTTCTCTCCACGATGGCCTTCGGACGCAGGGTGGATTTCAAGTCGGTCTATACCGAGGGGATAAGCAACATCACCCCGCAGGATATCTCCTACGCGCAGGAGTTCGGCCTCGAAGTGAAACTCCTTTGCATAGCGAAGTTCGACGGGGAAAAGGTGGAGGCGAGGGTGCATCCGACGATGATTCCCTCCGATCACCTCCTCGCCTCGGTTCGCGGAGTCTACAACGCCATTTACGTGGACGCCGATTTCCTCGGCCCGACCCTCTATTACGGGCAGGGAGCGGGGAGGAGGGCCACCGCGAGCGCGGTTGTCGGCGATCTCATCGAGCTTTCGAGAGACATAATGAACGGCGTCAAGCGCCGCGTTCCGCCGATGGCCTTTCTGGACGAGGAGATGACCGACGCCGTGGTCAAGCCGATGGGCGAAGTGGGGTGCAGGTACTATGTCCGCTTCCTCGCCCTCGACCAGCCCGGAGTGCTCTCGAAAATCTCCGGCGCTCTCGGGGACCACGGCATCTCCATCGAGTCGGTGGTGCAGAAGGGGCGCAGCCAGAACCACGGCGTGCCGCTGGTGCTAAAGACCCACGAGGCGAAAGAGGCGGATTTCATGGGCGCCCTTCTGAAGATAAAGGCCCTCGGAGTCTGCAACGGCGAC